The proteins below come from a single Acinonyx jubatus isolate Ajub_Pintada_27869175 chromosome A1, VMU_Ajub_asm_v1.0, whole genome shotgun sequence genomic window:
- the LOC128315536 gene encoding protocadherin gamma-A1-like isoform X1, with protein sequence MVIRGKQPSCSELFLLCLFLGLLLEAWAGKIQYMVPEETDKAFFVGNIAKDLGLQPQELTEHRVRIISRGRTQLFALNHRSGSLVTAGRIDREELCAQSVRCLVSFNILVEDKMKLYPVEVEIIDINDNTPQFQLEEVEFKMNEITTPGTRIPLPFGQDLDVGMNSLQNYQLSSNPHFSLDVQQGSDGSRYPEMVLQSPLDREEEAVHHLVLTASDGGNPVRSGTLRIHVQVVDANDNPPAFTQTQYHMSVPENVPLGTRLLTVKATDPDEGANGEVTYSFHNIDQKIAQIFQLDSDTGEISNKESLDFEEYKIYPMEIQAQDGAGLMARAKVLVKVLDINDNAPEVTMTSVTTAVPENFPPGTIIALISVHDQDSGDNGDTTCSIPENLPFKLEKLDDNYYHLVTERTLDRELTSRYNITVTATDKGIPTLSTETHISLKVTDINDNPPCFPQDSYSIFIPENNPRGASIFSLTAQDADTNENALVTYSLAEDTIQGAPLSSYISINSDTGILYALRSFDYEQFRDLHLRVMAYDNGDPRLSSNVSLSLFVLDQNDNTPEILYPALPTDGSTGVELAPRSAEPGYLVTKVVAVDRDSGQNAWLSYRLLKASEPGLFTVGLHTGEVRTARALLDRDALKQSLVVAVQDHGQPPLSATVTLTVAVADNIPDVLADLGSLKPSADPDSSGLTLYLVVAVAAVSCIFLAFVIVLLGLRLRRWHSSRLLQATGVGLAGVPASHFVGVDGVGAFLQTYSQEVSLRADARESHVIFPQPNYADTLLSQESCGKSEPLLITQDLLEGKKEAFSQEMYHR encoded by the exons ATGGTGATTCGGGGGAAGCAGCCCAGCTGCAGTGAACTGTTCCTGCTGTGCCTTTTTCTGGGGCTGTTGTTGGAAGCTTGGGCCGGGAAGATCCAATACATGGTGCcagaagagacagacaaagcattcTTTGTGGGCAACATCGCCAAAGACCTGGGGTTACAACCTCAGGAGCTCACGGAGCACAGAGTTCGCATCATCTCCAGAGGTAGGACGCAGCTTTTTGCTCTGAATCATCGAAGTGGCAGCTTGGTCACAGCGGGCAGGATAGACCGGGAGgagctctgtgctcagagtgTGCGGTGTCTGGTGAGTTTTAACATCTTGGTAGAGGATAAAATGAAGCTTTACCCTGTTGAAGTGGAAATAATTGATATTAATGACAACACTCCCCAATTTCAGTTAGAGgaagtagaatttaaaatgaatgaaataactaCTCCAGGTACCAGGATCCCTCTGCCTTTTGGGCAAGACCTTGATGTTGGTATGAATTCACTGCAGAACTACCAGCTAAGCTCCAACCCTCATTTCTCCCTGGATGTTCAGCAGGGATCTGATGGATCCCGATACCCAGAGATGGTGCTACAGAGTCCCCTGGATAGGGAAGAAGAAGCTGTGCACCACCTCGTCCTCACCGCCTCTGATGGGGGCAACCCAGTCCGTTCAGGAACCCTCCGCATTCATGTTCAGGTGGTAGATGCAAATGACAACCCTCCAGCATTTACTCAAACACAGTACCACATGAGTGTCCCGGAAAATGTGCCACTGGGCACTCGGCTGCTTACGGTAAAAGCTACTGACCCAGATGAAGGAGCCAATGGGGAAGTAACATACTCATTTCACAATATAGACCAGAAAATAGCCCAGATATTTCAATTGGATTCTGACACAGgagaaatatcaaataaagaaTCCCTGGATTTTGAAGAATACAAAATTTATCCAATGGAAATTCAAGCTCAGGATGGTGCAGGCCTCATGGCCAGAGCTAAGGTGCTAGTCAAAGTTCTGGACATAAATGATAATGCCCCAGAGGTAACCATGACATCTGTCACCACTGCAGTCCCAGAAAACTTTCCTCCTGGAACTATCATTGCTCTTATCAGTGTGCATGACCAAGACTCTGGAGACAATGGTGACACTACATGTTCCATTCCTGAAAATCTACCCTTTAAATTAGAAAAGTTAGAtgataattattatcatttagtGACAGAAAGAACACTGGACAGAGAACTTACCTCCAGGTACAACATCACAGTAACAGCAACAGATAAGGGAATTCCAACTCTATCTACAGAAACCCACATTTCACTGAAAGTGACAGATATCAACGACAACCCCCCTTGTTTTCCCCAGGATTCCTACTCTATCTTCATTCCGGAAAACAATCCCAGAGGCGCTTCCATCTTCTCCTTGACAGCTCAGGATGCTGACACCAATGAGAATGCACTAGTCACTTACTCCTTGGCAGAGGACACCATTCAGGGGGCGCCTCTATCCTCCTACATTTCCATCAACTCAGACACTGGCATTTTATATGCCCTGCGATCCTTCGATTATGAACAGTTCCGGGACCTTCATCTGAGAGTGATGGCGTATGACAACGGGGATCCCCGACTCAGCAGCAATGTGTCGCTGAGCCTGTTTGTGCTGGACCAGAACGACAATACGCCAGAAATCCTGTACCCAGCGCTCCCCACCGACGGTTCCACAGGCGTGGAGCTGGCGCCCCGATCCGCAGAGCCCGGATACCTGGTGACCAAGGTGGTGGCGGTGGACAGAGACTCTGGCCAGAACGCCTGGCTGTCCTACCGTCTACTCAAGGCCAGCGAGCCGGGGCTCTTCACGGTGGGGCTGCACACGGGCGAGGTGCGCACTGCACGGGCCCTGCTGGACAGAGATGCGCTCAAGCAGAGCCTGGTGGTGGCTGTGCAAGACCACGGCCAACCCCCTCTCTCGGCCACCGTCACGCTCACCGTGGCCGTAGCTGACAACATCCCAGATGTCCTGGCAGACCTGGGCAGTCTCAAGCCCTCAGCGGACCCTGACTCCTCAGGCCTCACGCTGTACCTCGTGGTGGCGGTGGCTGCAGTCTCCTGCATCTTTCTGGCCTTTGTGATCGTGCTGCTGGGACTCAGGCTGAGGCGCTGGCACTCGTCCCGTCTGCTCCAGGCTACGGGGGTTGGATTGGCCGGCGTGCCAGCCTCGCACTTTGTGGGCGTGGACGGGGTGGGGGCTTTCCTGCAGACCTATTCCCAGGAGGTCTCCCTCAGGGCGGACGCCCGGGAGAGTCACGTGATCTTCCCCCAGCCCAACTATGCCGACACGCTCCTCAGCCAGGAGAGCTGTGGGAAAAGCGAGCCTCTGCTGATAACTCAGGATTTACTTGAAGGCAAAAAGGAAGCATTTTCTCAG GAAATGTATCATAGATGA
- the LOC128315536 gene encoding protocadherin gamma-A1-like isoform X2, with protein sequence MVIRGKQPSCSELFLLCLFLGLLLEAWAGKIQYMVPEETDKAFFVGNIAKDLGLQPQELTEHRVRIISRGRTQLFALNHRSGSLVTAGRIDREELCAQSVRCLVSFNILVEDKMKLYPVEVEIIDINDNTPQFQLEEVEFKMNEITTPGTRIPLPFGQDLDVGMNSLQNYQLSSNPHFSLDVQQGSDGSRYPEMVLQSPLDREEEAVHHLVLTASDGGNPVRSGTLRIHVQVVDANDNPPAFTQTQYHMSVPENVPLGTRLLTVKATDPDEGANGEVTYSFHNIDQKIAQIFQLDSDTGEISNKESLDFEEYKIYPMEIQAQDGAGLMARAKVLVKVLDINDNAPEVTMTSVTTAVPENFPPGTIIALISVHDQDSGDNGDTTCSIPENLPFKLEKLDDNYYHLVTERTLDRELTSRYNITVTATDKGIPTLSTETHISLKVTDINDNPPCFPQDSYSIFIPENNPRGASIFSLTAQDADTNENALVTYSLAEDTIQGAPLSSYISINSDTGILYALRSFDYEQFRDLHLRVMAYDNGDPRLSSNVSLSLFVLDQNDNTPEILYPALPTDGSTGVELAPRSAEPGYLVTKVVAVDRDSGQNAWLSYRLLKASEPGLFTVGLHTGEVRTARALLDRDALKQSLVVAVQDHGQPPLSATVTLTVAVADNIPDVLADLGSLKPSADPDSSGLTLYLVVAVAAVSCIFLAFVIVLLGLRLRRWHSSRLLQATGVGLAGVPASHFVGVDGVGAFLQTYSQEVSLRADARESHVIFPQPNYADTLLSQESCGKSEPLLITQDLLEGKKEAFSQVNVL encoded by the coding sequence ATGGTGATTCGGGGGAAGCAGCCCAGCTGCAGTGAACTGTTCCTGCTGTGCCTTTTTCTGGGGCTGTTGTTGGAAGCTTGGGCCGGGAAGATCCAATACATGGTGCcagaagagacagacaaagcattcTTTGTGGGCAACATCGCCAAAGACCTGGGGTTACAACCTCAGGAGCTCACGGAGCACAGAGTTCGCATCATCTCCAGAGGTAGGACGCAGCTTTTTGCTCTGAATCATCGAAGTGGCAGCTTGGTCACAGCGGGCAGGATAGACCGGGAGgagctctgtgctcagagtgTGCGGTGTCTGGTGAGTTTTAACATCTTGGTAGAGGATAAAATGAAGCTTTACCCTGTTGAAGTGGAAATAATTGATATTAATGACAACACTCCCCAATTTCAGTTAGAGgaagtagaatttaaaatgaatgaaataactaCTCCAGGTACCAGGATCCCTCTGCCTTTTGGGCAAGACCTTGATGTTGGTATGAATTCACTGCAGAACTACCAGCTAAGCTCCAACCCTCATTTCTCCCTGGATGTTCAGCAGGGATCTGATGGATCCCGATACCCAGAGATGGTGCTACAGAGTCCCCTGGATAGGGAAGAAGAAGCTGTGCACCACCTCGTCCTCACCGCCTCTGATGGGGGCAACCCAGTCCGTTCAGGAACCCTCCGCATTCATGTTCAGGTGGTAGATGCAAATGACAACCCTCCAGCATTTACTCAAACACAGTACCACATGAGTGTCCCGGAAAATGTGCCACTGGGCACTCGGCTGCTTACGGTAAAAGCTACTGACCCAGATGAAGGAGCCAATGGGGAAGTAACATACTCATTTCACAATATAGACCAGAAAATAGCCCAGATATTTCAATTGGATTCTGACACAGgagaaatatcaaataaagaaTCCCTGGATTTTGAAGAATACAAAATTTATCCAATGGAAATTCAAGCTCAGGATGGTGCAGGCCTCATGGCCAGAGCTAAGGTGCTAGTCAAAGTTCTGGACATAAATGATAATGCCCCAGAGGTAACCATGACATCTGTCACCACTGCAGTCCCAGAAAACTTTCCTCCTGGAACTATCATTGCTCTTATCAGTGTGCATGACCAAGACTCTGGAGACAATGGTGACACTACATGTTCCATTCCTGAAAATCTACCCTTTAAATTAGAAAAGTTAGAtgataattattatcatttagtGACAGAAAGAACACTGGACAGAGAACTTACCTCCAGGTACAACATCACAGTAACAGCAACAGATAAGGGAATTCCAACTCTATCTACAGAAACCCACATTTCACTGAAAGTGACAGATATCAACGACAACCCCCCTTGTTTTCCCCAGGATTCCTACTCTATCTTCATTCCGGAAAACAATCCCAGAGGCGCTTCCATCTTCTCCTTGACAGCTCAGGATGCTGACACCAATGAGAATGCACTAGTCACTTACTCCTTGGCAGAGGACACCATTCAGGGGGCGCCTCTATCCTCCTACATTTCCATCAACTCAGACACTGGCATTTTATATGCCCTGCGATCCTTCGATTATGAACAGTTCCGGGACCTTCATCTGAGAGTGATGGCGTATGACAACGGGGATCCCCGACTCAGCAGCAATGTGTCGCTGAGCCTGTTTGTGCTGGACCAGAACGACAATACGCCAGAAATCCTGTACCCAGCGCTCCCCACCGACGGTTCCACAGGCGTGGAGCTGGCGCCCCGATCCGCAGAGCCCGGATACCTGGTGACCAAGGTGGTGGCGGTGGACAGAGACTCTGGCCAGAACGCCTGGCTGTCCTACCGTCTACTCAAGGCCAGCGAGCCGGGGCTCTTCACGGTGGGGCTGCACACGGGCGAGGTGCGCACTGCACGGGCCCTGCTGGACAGAGATGCGCTCAAGCAGAGCCTGGTGGTGGCTGTGCAAGACCACGGCCAACCCCCTCTCTCGGCCACCGTCACGCTCACCGTGGCCGTAGCTGACAACATCCCAGATGTCCTGGCAGACCTGGGCAGTCTCAAGCCCTCAGCGGACCCTGACTCCTCAGGCCTCACGCTGTACCTCGTGGTGGCGGTGGCTGCAGTCTCCTGCATCTTTCTGGCCTTTGTGATCGTGCTGCTGGGACTCAGGCTGAGGCGCTGGCACTCGTCCCGTCTGCTCCAGGCTACGGGGGTTGGATTGGCCGGCGTGCCAGCCTCGCACTTTGTGGGCGTGGACGGGGTGGGGGCTTTCCTGCAGACCTATTCCCAGGAGGTCTCCCTCAGGGCGGACGCCCGGGAGAGTCACGTGATCTTCCCCCAGCCCAACTATGCCGACACGCTCCTCAGCCAGGAGAGCTGTGGGAAAAGCGAGCCTCTGCTGATAACTCAGGATTTACTTGAAGGCAAAAAGGAAGCATTTTCTCAGGTAAACGTTTTGTAA